The genomic window CTTCAAGGATCGTCTTACCGAACTCTGTCGTCTCCTTGAAGGGTCTGCTGGTAACGAATTCCCTAAATTTGTCGAGGCTTTCCCACTCCGTGAATATCATGTATTGCTGTGGATCGTTAACGTCTCTGTATAGTCTCACGTCCTTTATACCCATATCTGTGCTTTTCAGCATGGCCAGAACGCTGTTGAATGTTCTCTCAAATTCCTCTTCGTGCCCTTTCTTTACCTTATAGTACAAGCCGACATTTATCATATCTGGTTAATGCGAACATTTTATAAATAGTGTTAGGAAAAGGTGGAACCCGTAAAAAACCAATCTTCTAGAAGACAATGTAAGAGCTTATACAGATGAAAGATTCGATGAAGGGTTTGAAAGATATATAGAAACATGGATTGTGTAAACAAAGTGATCGTCTCTTGAAATATCAGTTCTGGTTCGTGGGAATATGCATGCAAATAAAAAATTGATGGCTGAAAAGAAGATTAGAAGATTCAGCTTAGTGGCAGCTAGCAGATCCATTTTAGATCAAGCCGTGAGTCCGATAATCGCAACATGTAGGCATGGTGGTATTTTCCTGCACCGCAACAGCTTTATCATATTCTTTGTATCTCTGAGAGATGGATGATTCAGAAGATGCCTTTGGGCATGCACTCATGGATTATTCTAAGGGAAGATGCAGCTACGAGATGGTAGAAACCAGAAGCGGCAAGATAGATGTGACCTCAATTTCATATTATTTCAGATCTTTTGATCAGTGGCCCGGCATGGAAAAAGACGCTATAAAACATGCAACTGGAAAGATAATCGATGTTGGAGCAGGTGCTGGAAGACACTCCCTTTATCTTCAGAATCTTGGATTTGATGTGATCGCCATGGATATCTCACCACTTGCAGTGAAGGTTATGAAGAATCGCGGTGTAAGAAATGTTGTCCTAGGCGGAATAGAGGATATCCATGGCCCGTGGGACACCCTTATACTTCTGGGAAACAATTTCGGCCTTCTTCGCACAGTCCTTGAAGCAAAAGGTTTTCTTCGCAAATTTTACCAGCAATCTTCAGATGATGCTAGGATAATTGCTGAAACGACAGATCCATATGCCTCTGGCTTCACTTCTGCTGAAGGCTATTCAGGAGAGCTTGAGATAAGGGTGATCTACGACAGATACAGGACAGATTGGTTTAGATATCTCTTGGTCGACAAGGCAAAGCTGATGGACATCATCGAAGATACCGGCTGGCATGTTGATAAATTGTACGAGATGAGTGGAGTGGATGTTTACTGCTTCGTACTTTCAAAATGAATGGTATTATAAAATATTGAGGTACTGAAACCAGCATGTACAGGTTTCAGGTCATATTTGTATGCTGAGTCCTGTCGTGTCAGTATAGAGATGGTTCATGCGGGAGTTGCGTCCAGTTTTGCATTTTTGCTCTCCTTCCCAAGGAACCATATCAAGGCTGTTACTGGAAAGACTATCAGAACCAATAGTAGCATAGAGTAGGAGTAATTGTCATGAAACATCGTTGAAACCAACACCTCTATCGTTGATGCAGTTGAGGCAACCATTACTCCAATCATGTACGCGACACCAGGAATGGTTGCCCTGGCCTCTGCTGGGGATCTTTCGTTCATGTATACGCCGGGCATTGCCCAGGCCCCCTGAACTATGAACTGCATTATGATAGGAGCAAGGAAGGCAACATATATGATCGATGACCTTCCGAATAACTCTGGAAAAGCCCACAGTGGTGATATCGCAACCCCGACAATGAGGAAAGCAATGGCATTCCATTTTCTTCCCAGCCTGGTATTCTGCGAAATTATGCCTGATATGACGCCGCCAACGATAGCGGCCGCATTATATGCTATTGCGATTGAGGCAACGTATGTTGTGCTGAAGTGCAGTTGATGCTCCAGAAACGTCGGATAGAGATCCTGTGTGGAATGGGAAACGAAGTTCATTCCAACGAGTAAAATGGACAGATAGATGAAAAGTTTCCAATGTTTTCCTATCGTTCTAAATGTCTGCCTGAACGAGGCTCTCTTCTTGAATTCATTGTAGACAGGACTTTCCCTTGTTGTGATCATAATGTATATTACAGCTATGGCAGGCAGTGCTGCGAAGTAGAACATAGGTCTCCAGCCATATTTTGGATAGATGAATAGGTATACAATGGCTGCCAGGAGATAGCCAGTTGGATATCCGCCCTGAATCAGTCCAGATACCCAGCCCCTTGCCTTTGTGGGCAAAGATTCCATGGCGAGTGCAAATCCAGATCCCCATTCTCCTCCCATGCCAAAACCGTAGAGCGCCCTGAGTATGAGAAATACTGTAATGGTTGGCGAAAAGGCTACCAGCGTATCGAAAAATGCAAGGAATGTAAGACTTATGATCATCGTTATTTTGCGCCCATATTTGTCGCCCACAGGACCAAAAAAGAGGGATCCCAAAAACCTCATGGTCAGAGTGAGTGTTATACTTAGTGTTATAACAACTAAGGCAACATTGAACGTCTTTGCTATAGCAAGCATAACAAACGTTATCAAAAAGAAGTCGAATGCGTCCAGGGACCATCCAAG from Thermoplasma sp. Kam2015 includes these protein-coding regions:
- a CDS encoding bifunctional 2-polyprenyl-6-hydroxyphenol methylase/3-demethylubiquinol 3-O-methyltransferase UbiG yields the protein MDDSEDAFGHALMDYSKGRCSYEMVETRSGKIDVTSISYYFRSFDQWPGMEKDAIKHATGKIIDVGAGAGRHSLYLQNLGFDVIAMDISPLAVKVMKNRGVRNVVLGGIEDIHGPWDTLILLGNNFGLLRTVLEAKGFLRKFYQQSSDDARIIAETTDPYASGFTSAEGYSGELEIRVIYDRYRTDWFRYLLVDKAKLMDIIEDTGWHVDKLYEMSGVDVYCFVLSK
- a CDS encoding MFS transporter codes for the protein MTLDTDHQHITRSQAHTIVATYLGWSLDAFDFFLITFVMLAIAKTFNVALVVITLSITLTLTMRFLGSLFFGPVGDKYGRKITMIISLTFLAFFDTLVAFSPTITVFLILRALYGFGMGGEWGSGFALAMESLPTKARGWVSGLIQGGYPTGYLLAAIVYLFIYPKYGWRPMFYFAALPAIAVIYIMITTRESPVYNEFKKRASFRQTFRTIGKHWKLFIYLSILLVGMNFVSHSTQDLYPTFLEHQLHFSTTYVASIAIAYNAAAIVGGVISGIISQNTRLGRKWNAIAFLIVGVAISPLWAFPELFGRSSIIYVAFLAPIIMQFIVQGAWAMPGVYMNERSPAEARATIPGVAYMIGVMVASTASTIEVLVSTMFHDNYSYSMLLLVLIVFPVTALIWFLGKESKNAKLDATPA
- a CDS encoding antibiotic biosynthesis monooxygenase, with product MINVGLYYKVKKGHEEEFERTFNSVLAMLKSTDMGIKDVRLYRDVNDPQQYMIFTEWESLDKFREFVTSRPFKETTEFGKTILEEMPKNRIFMNETSI